The Planococcus liqunii genome includes a region encoding these proteins:
- a CDS encoding LysR family transcriptional regulator — MDLLQLKYFQEVAKHQHLTKAAQELNVSQPALSKMISKLEQRLGYQLFDRAGRQIRLNHLGKAYLKVVENVFHELQKGEKELAFLTEKQNELITVAVTIPTILPELLGGFLQKHPKARFRQYQAFAERMNSQLESGEIDVGISTFPIEGENVEWYPIIEEEIFLAVPNSHPLADRDEIRLIEVKNDPFIVMPPGYGFRDMTEQFCSQAGFYPDFAFEGDETGVTYELVEKGLGVAFSPSLIRSSRLSSLKVKELRLTEPRCTRSVGLVWHKERAQTDTVKEFIAYTIGFLERKKEMAEQTTTKPN, encoded by the coding sequence ATGGATTTGTTGCAATTAAAGTACTTTCAGGAAGTCGCCAAACATCAGCACCTGACAAAAGCAGCCCAGGAGTTGAACGTTTCCCAGCCCGCTTTAAGCAAAATGATCTCCAAACTGGAACAGCGGCTGGGTTATCAGTTGTTTGACAGGGCCGGCCGCCAAATCCGCTTGAACCATTTAGGCAAAGCTTATTTGAAAGTGGTTGAAAATGTTTTTCATGAGCTGCAAAAAGGCGAAAAAGAATTGGCTTTCTTGACCGAAAAGCAAAACGAACTGATTACTGTCGCAGTGACCATCCCTACCATTTTGCCTGAATTGCTCGGCGGTTTTTTGCAAAAACATCCAAAAGCCCGATTTCGCCAATACCAGGCTTTTGCTGAACGGATGAACAGCCAGCTAGAAAGCGGTGAAATCGATGTAGGCATTTCCACTTTTCCAATTGAAGGCGAAAACGTTGAATGGTATCCCATTATTGAAGAAGAGATTTTCCTTGCCGTTCCCAACTCCCATCCTTTAGCGGATCGGGACGAAATCCGTTTGATTGAAGTTAAAAACGACCCTTTTATCGTCATGCCTCCCGGCTACGGATTCCGGGACATGACCGAACAGTTTTGTTCACAAGCCGGCTTTTATCCGGATTTCGCTTTTGAGGGCGACGAAACAGGCGTCACTTATGAATTGGTGGAAAAAGGGCTGGGGGTAGCTTTTAGCCCTTCTTTGATCCGAAGCTCGCGGCTCTCATCCTTGAAAGTCAAAGAATTGCGGCTCACAGAACCAAGGTGCACCCGTTCAGTCGGATTGGTCTGGCACAAAGAAAGGGCACAAACAGATACCGTCAAAGAATTTATTGCCTACACCATCGGTTTTCTGGAACGAAAGAAAGAAATGGCCGAGCAAACTACAACAAAACCAAACTAA
- a CDS encoding GMC family oxidoreductase, with the protein MATKLPKVPVVVVGMGWAGGIVASELTKAGIKVVGLERGKDRNTSDYAMGHDELRYQHREELMQDLSKETITHRNNEKMRALPMRDYGTFIVGDGVGGAGSHWNGQTYRFLPYDFEIKTLTDKKYGANKLNPEYTIQDWGMTYGEIEPYYDTFEKMAGISGETVELYGKRSNPYPTGPMLKTPIMNMFEKATKNLGYTPYVIPSGNLSESYENPDGISRAACQYCAYCENFGCEYGAKADPAVTVIPVAKKTGNLELRTHSNVIEILNDGSKASGVIYVDTITGEEFEQPADVVVVASYVFNNARLLLNSGLGKPYNSADGTGVIGKNYCYQVSSASSMMFFEDKEFNLYGGAGALGIEIPEFVGDNFDHSEVNFIHGAGIRVTQYGNRPIANNVVPKGTPSWGAEFKDQSIKYANSFFPVKSQGASMPYRYNYLDLDPTYKDAYGKPLLRMTFDYTEQDRELVKYMSKVTHKIAEEIGADIIDTNEKQGDFNVNKDTNTHNTGGVIMGSDPETSALNSYLQMWDAENVFVVGASAFPHNSSFNPTGTLGALSYRAAEGIQKYIKEGGSLV; encoded by the coding sequence ATGGCTACAAAATTACCTAAAGTACCAGTTGTTGTCGTAGGCATGGGATGGGCCGGCGGTATTGTCGCTTCCGAACTGACCAAAGCAGGCATCAAAGTGGTCGGATTGGAACGCGGGAAAGACCGCAATACCAGCGATTACGCAATGGGGCATGACGAACTTCGCTATCAGCATCGGGAAGAGTTGATGCAGGATTTGTCCAAGGAAACCATTACCCACCGCAATAACGAAAAAATGCGTGCCCTTCCGATGCGCGATTATGGAACATTTATCGTCGGAGACGGCGTCGGCGGCGCAGGAAGCCACTGGAATGGCCAGACTTACCGCTTCCTTCCTTATGACTTTGAAATCAAAACACTGACAGACAAAAAATACGGAGCCAACAAACTTAACCCTGAATACACGATTCAGGATTGGGGCATGACGTATGGCGAGATTGAACCTTATTACGATACGTTCGAGAAAATGGCAGGAATCTCTGGTGAGACAGTCGAACTTTACGGCAAGCGTTCAAACCCTTATCCTACAGGGCCGATGCTAAAAACCCCCATCATGAACATGTTCGAGAAAGCGACGAAGAATCTGGGCTACACACCATACGTCATTCCTTCAGGAAACTTGTCGGAAAGCTACGAGAACCCCGATGGCATCTCGCGGGCGGCTTGCCAGTACTGCGCTTATTGCGAAAACTTTGGCTGTGAATACGGAGCCAAAGCCGATCCCGCTGTGACGGTCATTCCAGTAGCCAAGAAAACCGGCAACCTGGAACTGCGTACGCATTCGAATGTTATTGAAATCTTAAATGACGGGTCAAAAGCATCCGGCGTCATTTACGTTGACACAATTACGGGGGAAGAATTTGAACAGCCGGCTGATGTCGTGGTTGTTGCAAGCTATGTTTTCAACAATGCGCGCCTGCTGCTCAACTCCGGCCTTGGAAAACCTTATAATTCAGCTGACGGCACCGGTGTCATTGGCAAAAACTATTGCTACCAGGTCAGCTCCGCTTCTTCCATGATGTTCTTCGAAGACAAGGAATTTAACCTGTACGGCGGTGCAGGTGCATTAGGAATTGAAATCCCTGAATTTGTCGGCGATAATTTCGATCATTCCGAGGTGAACTTTATCCACGGAGCCGGAATCCGGGTGACGCAATACGGCAACCGTCCGATTGCCAATAACGTGGTTCCTAAAGGCACACCTTCTTGGGGAGCGGAATTCAAGGACCAATCGATTAAATACGCAAACAGCTTTTTCCCGGTGAAATCCCAAGGGGCGAGCATGCCTTATCGCTACAATTATTTGGACCTTGACCCTACTTACAAAGATGCATACGGCAAGCCCTTGCTTCGCATGACATTTGACTACACCGAACAAGACCGTGAACTGGTGAAGTACATGTCGAAAGTGACGCATAAAATCGCAGAAGAAATCGGCGCGGACATTATTGACACCAATGAAAAACAAGGCGATTTCAATGTCAATAAAGATACCAATACACACAATACAGGCGGCGTAATTATGGGATCAGACCCTGAAACATCCGCTCTTAACAGCTATCTTCAAATGTGGGATGCGGAAAACGTCTTTGTGGTCGGAGCGTCCGCGTTCCCCCACAATAGCTCTTTCAACCCTACCGGCACGCTCGGGGCACTTTCATACCGGGCAGCAGAAGGAATTCAGAAATACATCAAAGAAGGCGGGTCTCTCGTCTAA
- a CDS encoding gluconate 2-dehydrogenase subunit 3 family protein gives MAEHENGKISQRGSTRRVFLKNSGLTVGGVVLGGALGSLLGGSSEPASHTAPAAPALTVNPAEALMFFTPEQYQLTQAAAERIYPKDDNGPGAMELNAAIYIDHQLASPWGINSKEYMAGPFYKAEETQGSQIRILRKDLFLLGLKSLDAYSSKKFESNFIDLAPEDQDLVLTDFSEGKAPDISGVKSTLFFNLLRSMTIEGVYADPVYGGNKNMEGWAMRKFPGSRMTYTQEIQKEQFVKLDPQGLNSHMSH, from the coding sequence ATGGCGGAACATGAAAACGGCAAAATCAGCCAAAGAGGCTCTACGCGCCGTGTTTTTCTAAAAAATTCAGGATTAACGGTAGGCGGAGTAGTACTGGGAGGAGCTCTTGGCAGCCTGCTCGGTGGAAGTTCAGAACCCGCTTCGCATACAGCCCCAGCGGCTCCCGCTTTGACCGTTAACCCTGCTGAAGCTTTGATGTTTTTCACACCTGAACAATATCAGCTGACACAGGCAGCAGCCGAACGCATTTATCCAAAAGACGATAACGGGCCTGGCGCAATGGAATTGAATGCAGCGATTTACATTGACCATCAATTGGCAAGCCCATGGGGTATCAACTCCAAAGAATACATGGCGGGTCCGTTTTACAAAGCGGAAGAAACGCAAGGAAGCCAAATCCGCATCCTTCGCAAAGATCTTTTCCTGCTCGGCTTGAAATCGCTTGATGCTTATAGCTCAAAGAAATTTGAAAGCAACTTCATCGATTTAGCTCCTGAAGACCAGGATCTCGTCTTGACTGACTTTAGCGAAGGCAAAGCTCCGGATATTTCCGGCGTCAAATCCACTCTTTTCTTTAACCTGCTGCGTTCAATGACAATTGAAGGCGTTTATGCCGATCCGGTTTACGGCGGCAACAAAAACATGGAAGGCTGGGCCATGCGAAAATTCCCGGGATCCCGAATGACATATACGCAGGAAATCCAAAAAGAGCAATTTGTGAAATTAGATCCTCAAGGCTTGAACAGCCATATGAGTCATTAA
- the tatA gene encoding twin-arginine translocase TatA/TatE family subunit yields the protein MPNIGVPGLILILIIALLIFGPAKLPQLGRAVGQTLREFKSSTRELMDETAEEAETKERVDNKIVVVHEKELK from the coding sequence ATGCCGAATATTGGCGTGCCAGGACTGATCCTGATTCTTATTATTGCGCTGCTTATTTTTGGGCCAGCCAAGTTGCCGCAACTCGGAAGAGCCGTAGGGCAGACGCTGCGCGAGTTCAAGAGCTCAACCAGAGAGTTGATGGATGAAACAGCGGAAGAAGCCGAAACAAAAGAGCGCGTGGATAATAAAATCGTGGTTGTTCATGAGAAAGAGTTGAAGTAG